The proteins below are encoded in one region of Knoellia sp. S7-12:
- a CDS encoding MoxR family ATPase produces MDFSTAADLRSSLEATGYLAGDELATIAWLATRLHRPLLVEGEPGTGKTALAEALAAAGGVPLIRLQCHEGIDASQALYDWDFPRQILHLRAVEAVDGAASLEDVESGLFDERFLVARPILRALREAPAVLLIDEIDRADDEFEAFLLEVLSTWQVSIPELGTVSATTPPLVILTSNRTREVHDALKRRCLYQWLEHPSLERELAIVRSRAPEVPEALAEQVVRAIHAVRTDAELLKPPGVAETLDWARALHELGVRELDTASAAASLGVAVKYREDADRVRAALDRILSK; encoded by the coding sequence ATGGACTTCTCCACTGCTGCTGATCTCCGGTCCAGTCTCGAGGCGACCGGCTACCTCGCCGGAGATGAGCTCGCGACGATCGCGTGGCTGGCGACCAGGCTCCATCGGCCGCTGCTCGTCGAGGGTGAGCCGGGCACCGGCAAGACGGCACTCGCCGAGGCGCTGGCTGCGGCGGGTGGGGTGCCCCTCATCCGGCTGCAGTGTCACGAAGGCATCGACGCGAGCCAGGCGCTCTATGACTGGGACTTCCCCCGGCAGATCCTGCATCTGCGTGCGGTCGAGGCCGTGGACGGAGCGGCCTCCCTCGAGGATGTCGAGTCCGGGTTGTTCGACGAGCGCTTCCTCGTGGCGCGCCCGATCCTGCGCGCCCTGCGCGAGGCACCTGCCGTGCTGCTCATCGATGAGATCGACCGCGCTGACGACGAGTTCGAGGCGTTCCTCCTCGAGGTCCTGTCGACCTGGCAGGTGAGCATCCCCGAGCTCGGCACGGTGAGCGCCACGACGCCCCCGCTCGTCATCCTCACCTCCAACCGCACGCGGGAGGTGCACGACGCGCTCAAGCGACGTTGCCTCTATCAGTGGCTCGAACACCCCTCTCTCGAGCGGGAACTCGCGATCGTCCGGTCGCGTGCGCCAGAGGTCCCCGAGGCACTGGCCGAGCAGGTCGTGCGGGCCATCCACGCCGTGCGAACCGACGCTGAGCTGCTCAAACCGCCCGGTGTGGCCGAGACGCTCGACTGGGCCCGAGCCCTCCACGAGCTGGGGGTCCGCGAGCTCGACACTGCGTCGGCGGCCGCGTCACTCGGAGTGGCCGTGAAGTATCGCGAGGACGCCGATCGAGTCCGCGCCGCGCTCGATCGGATCCTCTCCAAGTGA
- a CDS encoding VWA domain-containing protein: protein MTVVARSAEEILLGFARALRAAGVAVTADRERTYLQAVATVGLEDQAAVYAVGRATLCGSPSDLERHDLVYAAWFGAQRPGIAQRAPLRPPVSMADLQDGDAGEESGDGDPEDVRAVASATEVLRHRDIASMSASERAALAGMFAALRPRSPRRRTHRLTAASRGRVDARRTLREMVRRHGEPGPIRYRRRAERARRVVVLLDVSGSMSAYTDALLRLGHVWCRSSASVEVFTVGTRLTHVTRALQQPDPDRALVAAGQVIPDWSGGTRLADGVRAFLERWGRRGMARGAVVVIVSDGWERGEPEGLAEQMRRLHALSHHVVWANPHRGHPAYAPVQQGIVAALPYVDTFVAGHSMAAFAELLEVVADA from the coding sequence GTGACCGTCGTCGCGCGATCCGCCGAGGAGATCCTCCTTGGCTTCGCGCGCGCCCTGAGGGCCGCTGGGGTGGCGGTCACCGCAGACCGTGAGCGCACCTACCTCCAGGCGGTCGCCACCGTCGGACTCGAGGACCAAGCAGCCGTGTATGCCGTGGGGCGAGCCACCCTGTGCGGCTCACCGTCCGATCTCGAGAGACACGACCTCGTGTATGCCGCGTGGTTCGGCGCCCAGCGGCCCGGCATCGCACAGCGGGCTCCGCTTCGTCCGCCGGTGTCGATGGCCGACCTGCAGGACGGAGACGCCGGCGAGGAGTCCGGTGATGGCGACCCGGAGGATGTGCGCGCCGTGGCCAGTGCAACAGAAGTGCTGCGGCACAGGGACATTGCCTCGATGTCGGCTAGCGAGAGGGCTGCTCTGGCGGGGATGTTCGCCGCCCTCCGGCCCCGCTCGCCACGTCGTCGAACGCATCGCCTGACTGCTGCCTCGAGGGGGCGAGTCGATGCCCGACGCACCCTGCGCGAGATGGTTCGCCGTCACGGTGAGCCGGGTCCGATTCGGTATCGGCGCCGGGCCGAGCGAGCGCGCAGAGTCGTGGTGCTCCTCGACGTGTCGGGGTCGATGAGTGCCTACACCGACGCGTTGCTCCGGCTCGGTCACGTGTGGTGTCGCAGCAGTGCGTCCGTGGAGGTCTTCACCGTTGGCACCCGTCTGACCCACGTGACCAGGGCGCTGCAACAGCCTGATCCGGATCGGGCCCTCGTGGCCGCAGGGCAGGTCATCCCTGACTGGTCCGGCGGCACGCGCCTCGCCGACGGGGTCAGGGCCTTCCTCGAGCGTTGGGGCAGGCGTGGCATGGCCAGAGGCGCAGTCGTCGTCATCGTGAGTGACGGATGGGAGCGCGGGGAGCCCGAGGGTTTGGCCGAACAGATGCGCCGACTCCACGCGCTGTCGCACCACGTCGTCTGGGCCAACCCGCATCGCGGGCACCCGGCATACGCGCCTGTCCAGCAGGGCATCGTTGCGGCCCTGCCGTACGTTGACACCTTCGTGGCCGGACATTCGATGGCGGCCTTTGCCGAGCTGCTGGAGGTCGTCGCCGATGCGTGA
- a CDS encoding XdhC family protein, translating to MREVLTELREWWDAGESAALATVVETFNSSPRPAGASMLVGPHGTAVGSVSGGCVEGAVYEEGQGVIASATPELVHYGISDDTAYAVGLSCGGQLDVFIEKVDRETFPEFGDVADDIEAGRPVAVVTVVEHPEAGWVGRRLVVRSDSVTGALGSTRAEEAVTADVRGLLANGLTETLTYGPHGERRGEGMRVFVASYAPKPRMVVFGAIDFAAAVAEMGHFLGYAVTVCDARPVFATPARLPAADDVVVAWPHTYLRDEVEAGRIDGRTVLCVLTHDPKFDVPLLEVALKLPEVAYIGAMGSRLTHDERMARLREAGLSEAELDRLSSPIGLDLGARTPQETAVSIAAEIIALRWGGHGDRLADREGPIHA from the coding sequence ATGCGTGAAGTCCTGACCGAGTTGCGCGAGTGGTGGGACGCCGGCGAGAGCGCGGCACTGGCCACGGTCGTCGAGACGTTCAACTCGTCGCCGCGGCCGGCTGGAGCGTCAATGCTCGTCGGACCTCACGGGACAGCGGTCGGCTCGGTCTCCGGTGGCTGCGTCGAGGGCGCTGTCTATGAGGAGGGCCAGGGCGTCATCGCCTCTGCCACACCGGAACTGGTCCATTACGGCATCTCGGACGACACGGCATACGCCGTCGGTCTTTCGTGTGGGGGACAACTCGATGTCTTCATCGAGAAGGTGGACCGAGAGACCTTTCCCGAGTTCGGTGACGTCGCCGACGACATCGAGGCCGGACGTCCGGTCGCCGTCGTCACGGTGGTCGAGCACCCCGAGGCCGGCTGGGTCGGGCGCCGACTCGTCGTCCGTTCGGACAGCGTGACTGGCGCCCTCGGCAGCACGCGAGCCGAGGAGGCCGTGACTGCGGACGTGCGAGGGCTGCTCGCGAACGGGCTCACCGAGACACTCACCTATGGGCCGCACGGCGAACGACGTGGTGAAGGGATGCGCGTCTTCGTCGCGTCCTATGCGCCCAAGCCGCGGATGGTCGTCTTTGGTGCCATCGACTTCGCGGCGGCGGTTGCCGAGATGGGCCACTTCCTCGGGTATGCCGTGACCGTGTGCGACGCGCGTCCGGTCTTCGCGACCCCGGCGCGGCTGCCCGCTGCCGACGACGTCGTCGTCGCGTGGCCGCACACCTATCTGCGCGATGAAGTGGAGGCGGGGCGCATCGACGGCCGGACCGTTCTGTGCGTTCTCACCCACGACCCGAAGTTCGACGTCCCCCTGCTCGAGGTTGCCCTGAAGCTGCCCGAAGTGGCCTACATCGGTGCCATGGGGTCACGGCTGACTCACGACGAACGAATGGCGAGGCTGCGCGAGGCCGGGCTGTCCGAGGCGGAGCTCGACCGGCTGTCGTCACCGATCGGTCTGGACCTGGGCGCCCGGACTCCTCAGGAGACAGCGGTCTCGATTGCGGCCGAGATCATCGCGCTGCGGTGGGGCGGACACGGCGACCGTCTCGCCGACCGTGAGGGCCCGATTCACGCCTGA
- a CDS encoding (2Fe-2S)-binding protein yields MTRITVTVDGSTYSDEVEPRMLLVHYLRESVGKTGTVIGCDTSNCGACTVHLDGRSVKSCNVLAVQADGHEVTTIEGLATNGELHPMQQAFHECHALQCGYCTPGMIMQAIDVLNENPNPSEEEIRVGLEGNLCRCTGYHNIVKAVQQAAGQGATEDATAGAQS; encoded by the coding sequence ATGACTCGGATCACGGTCACGGTCGACGGTTCGACCTACAGCGACGAGGTGGAGCCACGGATGCTCCTTGTCCACTACCTTCGAGAATCGGTGGGGAAGACCGGGACGGTGATCGGGTGCGACACGAGCAACTGCGGCGCCTGCACGGTCCATCTCGACGGCCGAAGTGTGAAGTCCTGCAACGTCCTTGCCGTCCAGGCGGACGGGCACGAGGTCACCACGATCGAAGGGCTCGCCACGAATGGTGAGCTCCACCCCATGCAACAGGCGTTCCACGAGTGTCACGCGCTCCAGTGCGGCTACTGCACGCCCGGGATGATCATGCAGGCCATCGATGTGCTGAACGAGAACCCCAATCCCTCCGAGGAGGAGATCAGGGTGGGCCTCGAGGGCAACCTCTGTCGTTGCACCGGCTACCACAACATCGTCAAGGCCGTGCAGCAGGCGGCAGGACAGGGCGCCACTGAGGACGCGACCGCGGGAGCGCAGTCATGA
- a CDS encoding xanthine dehydrogenase family protein molybdopterin-binding subunit, protein MTAVDDRPEAKTAEIGRARRRKEDQRLITGRTKWTDNIQLAGMLHLAMVRSPLAHATITNIDTDAARSAPGVIAVFTGADIADIQGVNITAWPITADQKTPDHLPMPLERVAHAGEIVAVVAARTAAGARDAAELVDVDYDALPAVLDLKEAATDSVLAHPSLGTNKSAFWQLDSKEGGTGEDVDEAIRQAGIDGIVIEREYRQQRLIPAFMEPRSTVVDPTGEQVTMWSATQIPHILRFCIAATTGLPESKIRVIAPDVGGGFGGKLQSTPEEFVTLAVARKLGRPCKFTETRSETMVSAHHGRDQWQKLTLCAEKDGTVTGLKVELMADLGAYAAIVGGGVPVLGAWMFNSIYKFPAYRFNTTNYYTNKTWVDAYRGAGRPEATYAIERLMDELAAEVGVDPLEIREKNWIKHEEFPFTTVAGMTYDSGNYEAATAKAKELFGYDELRAEQQQRRDSGDPVQLGIGVSTFTEMCGLAPSRVLGSLNYGAGGWESASIRMLATGTVEVITGTSPHGQGHETAWSQIVADRLGVPFENVEVLHGDTQIASKGMDSYGSRSLVVGGEALVLAADRVIEKAKVFAAHMLEANADDLEFAEGTFTVKGTDKGIGLTDVALATFAGHNLPDGAEPTIDADATYDPVNFSFPHGTHLCAMEVDTETGATKMRKYVCVDDIGVIINPLIVEGQVHGGLVQGIAQALWEGAEYDEQGTLVSGSFVDYTLPTSADTISFITDHTTSPSTSNTLGTKGVGEAGTIASTPAVVNAIVDALRPRGINDITMPCTPERVWTAIQSAGSNQSEPAPADAQPHFQADSANQDDPGTATEGAGE, encoded by the coding sequence ATGACCGCCGTCGACGACCGCCCCGAGGCCAAGACCGCCGAGATCGGGCGAGCCCGGCGCCGCAAGGAGGACCAGCGGCTCATCACCGGACGCACCAAGTGGACGGACAACATTCAGTTGGCCGGGATGCTCCACCTCGCGATGGTCCGCAGTCCGCTGGCGCACGCGACGATCACCAACATCGACACAGACGCGGCCCGATCCGCGCCCGGCGTCATCGCGGTGTTCACCGGCGCCGACATCGCCGACATCCAGGGCGTCAACATCACCGCGTGGCCCATCACGGCCGACCAGAAGACGCCGGATCACCTGCCGATGCCCCTCGAGCGCGTCGCGCACGCCGGCGAGATCGTCGCCGTCGTGGCTGCCCGGACCGCTGCCGGGGCCCGTGATGCCGCCGAGCTGGTCGACGTCGACTACGACGCGCTTCCTGCGGTCCTCGACCTCAAGGAAGCAGCGACGGACTCGGTCCTGGCGCACCCGTCACTCGGCACCAACAAGTCCGCCTTCTGGCAGCTCGACTCCAAGGAGGGCGGCACCGGCGAGGACGTCGACGAGGCGATCCGACAGGCCGGCATTGACGGGATTGTGATTGAGCGTGAGTACCGCCAGCAGCGCCTCATCCCTGCCTTCATGGAGCCGCGGTCCACGGTCGTGGATCCGACCGGCGAGCAAGTCACGATGTGGTCGGCGACGCAGATCCCGCACATCCTGAGGTTCTGCATCGCGGCCACGACGGGCCTGCCCGAGTCCAAGATCCGGGTCATCGCCCCGGACGTCGGTGGCGGCTTCGGCGGCAAGCTGCAGTCGACGCCCGAGGAGTTCGTCACCCTCGCCGTGGCGCGCAAGCTCGGCCGTCCCTGCAAGTTCACCGAGACCCGCTCGGAGACGATGGTCTCCGCGCACCACGGTCGTGACCAGTGGCAGAAGCTCACCCTCTGCGCGGAGAAGGACGGCACGGTCACCGGGCTCAAGGTCGAACTCATGGCCGACCTCGGTGCGTATGCCGCGATCGTCGGCGGTGGTGTGCCGGTGCTGGGCGCGTGGATGTTCAACTCGATCTACAAGTTCCCGGCATACCGGTTCAACACGACGAACTACTACACCAACAAGACCTGGGTGGACGCCTACCGGGGTGCAGGGCGGCCGGAGGCGACCTATGCCATCGAGCGGCTCATGGACGAGCTCGCGGCCGAGGTCGGCGTCGACCCCCTCGAGATCCGCGAGAAGAACTGGATCAAGCACGAGGAGTTCCCGTTCACGACCGTGGCCGGGATGACCTACGACTCCGGCAACTACGAGGCCGCGACCGCCAAGGCCAAGGAGCTCTTCGGCTATGACGAGCTCCGCGCAGAGCAGCAGCAGCGGCGCGACTCGGGCGACCCCGTCCAGCTCGGCATCGGCGTCTCGACCTTCACCGAGATGTGCGGCCTCGCGCCGTCACGTGTCCTGGGCTCGCTCAACTACGGCGCGGGCGGCTGGGAGTCGGCGAGCATCCGGATGCTCGCCACCGGCACGGTCGAGGTGATCACCGGCACCTCGCCCCACGGTCAGGGGCACGAGACGGCGTGGAGCCAGATCGTCGCCGACCGGCTCGGTGTCCCGTTCGAGAACGTCGAGGTGCTCCACGGCGACACACAGATCGCCTCCAAGGGCATGGACAGCTACGGGTCCCGTTCGCTCGTCGTCGGTGGTGAGGCACTCGTGCTCGCCGCCGACAGGGTCATCGAGAAGGCGAAGGTGTTCGCGGCGCACATGCTCGAGGCCAACGCCGACGACCTCGAGTTCGCAGAGGGCACATTCACGGTCAAGGGAACCGACAAAGGCATTGGCCTCACCGACGTGGCACTCGCGACGTTCGCCGGGCACAACCTGCCCGACGGGGCCGAGCCAACCATCGACGCCGACGCGACCTACGACCCGGTGAACTTCTCCTTCCCGCACGGCACCCACCTGTGCGCGATGGAGGTCGACACCGAGACGGGCGCGACGAAGATGCGCAAGTACGTCTGTGTTGACGACATCGGCGTCATCATCAACCCGCTCATCGTCGAGGGCCAGGTCCACGGCGGACTCGTCCAGGGCATCGCGCAGGCGCTGTGGGAGGGCGCCGAGTACGACGAGCAGGGCACTCTCGTCTCCGGCTCCTTCGTCGACTACACGCTGCCCACATCGGCCGACACGATCAGCTTCATCACCGACCACACGACGTCCCCGTCGACGTCGAACACGCTCGGCACCAAGGGCGTCGGCGAGGCGGGCACGATCGCCTCGACGCCGGCCGTCGTGAACGCCATCGTCGACGCGCTGCGACCGAGGGGCATCAACGACATCACGATGCCGTGCACCCCTGAGCGGGTGTGGACCGCGATCCAGTCAGCCGGCTCCAACCAGTCCGAACCGGCACCGGCTGATGCCCAGCCACACTTCCAGGCTGACTCCGCGAACCAGGACGATCCCGGCACGGCGACCGAAGGAGCAGGCGAATGA
- a CDS encoding xanthine dehydrogenase family protein subunit M, translated as MIPAAFDYVAPTSVADVLAALAEAGDEVKVLAGGQSLLPVLRMRLNAPEVVIDLGRIEELRGIREDGDHIIIGAMTTYADALASDLVRDHAAVLQAAIKEVADPQIRHRGTVGGALVHADPAGDVGAPALALDTEFVVTGSGGERTVAASDFFKGLFETAVGEGELLTAIRIPKHTGWGAHYEKFVRVSHQWSIVAVAATVRVEGGSIAEARVGLTNMGSTPLRASAVEAALVGTAATDESVRAACAAAAEGTDPPSDLNGSADYRRALAPILTRRAVLTAAGG; from the coding sequence ATGATCCCCGCAGCCTTTGACTACGTGGCCCCGACGTCCGTTGCTGACGTCCTCGCCGCACTCGCCGAGGCCGGCGATGAGGTCAAGGTCCTCGCTGGTGGTCAGAGCCTTCTGCCCGTTCTGCGAATGCGCCTCAATGCGCCCGAAGTGGTCATCGACCTCGGGCGCATCGAGGAGCTGCGCGGCATCAGGGAGGACGGCGACCACATCATCATCGGCGCGATGACGACCTACGCAGACGCTCTCGCCTCCGACCTCGTGCGCGACCACGCCGCGGTCCTGCAGGCAGCGATCAAGGAGGTCGCCGACCCCCAGATCCGGCACCGCGGCACGGTGGGTGGCGCCCTCGTCCACGCGGACCCAGCCGGCGATGTCGGGGCACCCGCCCTCGCACTCGACACCGAGTTCGTCGTCACGGGCAGCGGGGGAGAGCGGACGGTCGCGGCCAGCGACTTCTTCAAGGGCCTCTTCGAGACCGCTGTGGGTGAGGGTGAGCTCCTCACGGCCATCCGCATCCCCAAGCACACCGGGTGGGGCGCGCACTACGAGAAGTTCGTCCGGGTCTCCCACCAGTGGTCGATCGTCGCGGTCGCGGCGACGGTCCGCGTTGAGGGTGGGTCGATCGCGGAGGCCCGCGTCGGCCTGACCAACATGGGTTCGACGCCACTGCGTGCGTCGGCCGTGGAGGCGGCACTCGTCGGCACGGCCGCGACGGACGAGTCGGTGCGTGCGGCCTGCGCGGCGGCGGCCGAAGGCACGGACCCGCCGAGCGACCTCAACGGCAGTGCTGACTATCGCCGGGCACTTGCGCCGATCCTCACCCGTCGAGCGGTCCTCACCGCCGCTGGGGGCTGA
- a CDS encoding SRPBCC family protein: MELHHEFTVPADADEVWAVLLDLERVGGCFPGATVTDASDDGFAGTVKVKLGPIALVYAGSGTFLERDPSAHRAVIEAKGKDKRGNGTAGATVTLQLSPDGDATRVSVDTDLAITGKPAQFGRGVMQDVSDKLLGQFVACIESQFDVAEPVEVPEAPDATPRPTPLPTPRPTPPVDDAIDLGAVALPSAVKEWGPYAVAGLIGALIGYAIGRDHS, translated from the coding sequence GTGGAGCTGCACCACGAGTTCACCGTGCCGGCCGACGCCGATGAGGTGTGGGCCGTGCTGCTCGACCTCGAGCGCGTGGGTGGGTGCTTTCCCGGCGCCACGGTCACGGACGCGAGCGACGACGGCTTCGCCGGGACGGTCAAGGTCAAGCTCGGGCCGATCGCCCTCGTGTATGCCGGTTCCGGCACTTTCCTGGAGCGCGACCCGTCCGCTCATCGTGCCGTCATCGAGGCCAAGGGCAAGGACAAGCGCGGCAATGGCACGGCAGGCGCCACGGTCACCCTGCAGCTGTCCCCGGACGGCGACGCGACGCGGGTTTCGGTGGACACGGACCTCGCGATCACCGGCAAACCGGCCCAGTTCGGGCGAGGTGTGATGCAGGACGTCTCCGACAAGCTGCTCGGTCAGTTCGTCGCGTGCATCGAGAGCCAGTTCGACGTGGCCGAACCGGTCGAGGTTCCTGAAGCTCCTGACGCGACACCGCGGCCGACCCCACTACCGACTCCACGGCCGACCCCGCCGGTGGACGACGCGATCGACCTTGGTGCGGTGGCGCTGCCTTCGGCGGTCAAGGAGTGGGGGCCGTATGCCGTGGCCGGGCTCATCGGTGCCCTGATCGGCTACGCGATCGGCCGCGACCACAGCTGA
- a CDS encoding helix-turn-helix domain-containing protein, giving the protein MALRSVAVVLQDPVALFELGVLTEVFGIDRTDDGVPPFDFRVCAEMPGVPLRADAGVIAVAPHGLEATTDADLVAIPASHAAYTPSEAVKQVVRDAVERGAYVLSVCSGAFTLGAAGVLDGRECTTHWRHSDELAATYPLAKVNPDVLYAHDGTVITSAGTAAGVDACLHLVRAEHGGAVANRIARRMVVSPHRDGGQRQFIDRPIPVTEAESLSPILAWMVEHLAQPHTVADLARRAAMSSRTFARRFVAETGTTPHQWVTDQRVLRARELLEETDLSIEQIAGDVGFGSAALLRHHFAQCTGLTPTVFRTRHRSPA; this is encoded by the coding sequence ATGGCCCTTCGTTCCGTTGCCGTCGTCCTGCAGGATCCCGTCGCCCTGTTCGAACTCGGTGTCCTCACCGAAGTCTTTGGCATCGACCGCACCGACGACGGCGTGCCGCCGTTCGACTTCCGAGTGTGCGCCGAGATGCCGGGTGTGCCACTGCGGGCGGATGCCGGTGTCATTGCCGTCGCCCCCCACGGGTTGGAGGCGACCACCGACGCGGACCTCGTCGCCATCCCGGCCAGCCACGCGGCATACACGCCGTCTGAAGCGGTGAAGCAGGTGGTGCGGGACGCTGTCGAGCGTGGCGCGTACGTGCTGTCGGTCTGCTCCGGCGCTTTCACTCTCGGCGCCGCGGGAGTCCTCGACGGGCGTGAGTGCACGACGCACTGGCGTCACAGCGACGAGCTGGCTGCGACCTACCCGCTCGCCAAGGTCAACCCCGACGTCCTCTATGCCCACGACGGCACCGTCATCACGAGTGCAGGCACCGCGGCAGGGGTCGATGCGTGCCTTCACCTCGTGCGGGCCGAGCACGGTGGGGCCGTCGCCAACCGCATCGCCCGTCGCATGGTCGTCTCTCCGCATCGCGACGGCGGGCAGCGGCAGTTCATCGACCGTCCTATCCCCGTGACCGAGGCCGAGAGTCTCAGCCCGATCCTCGCGTGGATGGTCGAGCACCTGGCGCAGCCGCACACCGTCGCGGACCTTGCTCGGCGTGCGGCGATGTCGTCACGCACCTTCGCGCGAAGGTTCGTGGCCGAGACGGGCACGACTCCCCACCAGTGGGTCACTGACCAGCGCGTCCTGCGCGCCCGAGAGCTGCTCGAGGAGACCGACCTGTCGATCGAGCAGATCGCCGGTGACGTCGGCTTCGGCAGTGCCGCCCTGCTCCGTCACCACTTCGCGCAGTGCACCGGACTCACGCCCACGGTGTTCCGGACGCGACACCGCTCCCCGGCCTGA
- a CDS encoding response regulator transcription factor, with protein MSGSGADTAVGIPSIARTTVLVVEDEPTINQAVTDRLRAEGYTVHQAHDGPAAVAAFTEQAPELVVLDVMLPGFDGLEVCRRIQAVRPVPVLMLTARDDETDILVGLGVGADDYVTKPFRMREVVARTHALLRRVERAAELAATPAPTTQVGAVEIDGPARRVTVDGEEVHLTPLEFDLLASLASTPGTVRSREQLMGEVWGWSDASGTRTLDSHVKSLRAKIGAARVRTVHGVGYALESA; from the coding sequence ATGAGTGGATCGGGAGCAGACACAGCCGTGGGGATTCCGTCGATTGCACGCACGACGGTGTTGGTCGTCGAGGACGAGCCGACGATCAACCAGGCCGTGACCGACCGGCTACGGGCCGAGGGCTACACCGTCCACCAGGCACACGACGGCCCTGCCGCTGTTGCGGCCTTCACCGAGCAGGCACCCGAACTCGTCGTCCTCGACGTCATGCTGCCCGGATTCGACGGGCTCGAGGTGTGTCGCCGCATCCAGGCGGTGCGCCCGGTGCCGGTGCTCATGCTCACGGCCCGCGACGACGAGACCGACATCCTCGTGGGGCTCGGCGTCGGCGCCGACGACTACGTCACCAAGCCGTTCCGCATGCGTGAGGTCGTCGCACGCACCCACGCACTGCTGCGCCGGGTCGAACGTGCCGCCGAGCTCGCCGCGACACCCGCACCCACGACCCAGGTCGGTGCGGTCGAGATCGATGGGCCTGCTCGGCGGGTGACGGTCGACGGCGAAGAGGTTCACCTCACCCCTCTCGAGTTCGACCTCCTCGCCTCGCTCGCGTCGACCCCCGGGACCGTCCGCTCGCGTGAACAACTCATGGGTGAGGTGTGGGGCTGGTCCGACGCCTCGGGCACGCGAACCCTCGACAGTCACGTGAAGTCCCTGCGCGCCAAGATTGGTGCCGCGCGTGTGCGCACCGTTCATGGGGTCGGCTATGCCCTGGAGAGTGCGTGA